The Castor canadensis chromosome 13, mCasCan1.hap1v2, whole genome shotgun sequence genome has a window encoding:
- the LOC141415593 gene encoding uncharacterized protein — protein MSPCHQEGHKLQLSLKREKPVPEVHWHPGSTRRGGQVSKKPAPEVHWRTGYQQVSGREDLHRKCTGAQGPTRRTGVRGTENLHRKCTGAQGPTRRRGQVSGQGGELAAHTFAGALRAGRRDRRIHRAGGRGLTEPSTALHTQQATEDGEKTVGGPAAPHTTSRRPPNIAPLPGARSRRAGGVQKLSLRGPGDGNGSARAGRVAVTLAPRALPQGKDRWWTPRPLKFPLHVRPPSLYLPPPLPLLDSGKYRENGPPNCHQDTARRQPSFCGRGNLPSPRGNLATRSRDS, from the coding sequence ATGTCGCCCTGCCACCAAGAGGGTCACAAGCTGCAGCTGTCCCTCAAAAGGGAAAAACCTGTGCCGGAAGTGCACTGGCATCCGGGGTCGACGCGCCGCGGTGGACAGGTGTCTAAAAAGCCCGCACCGGAAGTGCACTGGCGCACCGGGTACCAACAAGTGTCTGGAAGGGAAGACCTGCACCGGAAGTGCACTGGTGCGCAGGGTCCGACGCGGCGGACAGGTGTCCGAGGGACGGAAAACCTGCACCGGAAGTGCACTGGCGCGCAGGGTCCGACGCGGCGCAGAGGACAGGTGTCCGGGCAGGGAGGCGAGCTCGCAGCTCATACCTTTGCGGGCGCACTCCGCGCGGGGCGTCGGGACAGAAGGATCCATCGGGCCGGGGGCAGGGGCCTGACTGAGCCGTCAACTGCACTCCACACCCAGCAGGCGACGGAGGACGGCGAGAAGACGGTGGGCGGCCCGGCCGCGCCCCACACCACCTCCCGCCGCCCTCCGAACATCGCCCCCCTCCCTGGAGCCCGAAGCCGCAGGGCGGGTGGGGTGCAGAAATTGAGCCTAAGGGGGCCGGGAGACGGGAACGGCAGCGCCCGAGCTGGCAGGGTTGCGGTGACCTTGGCGCCTCGCGCTCTGCCGCAGGGGAAGGACAGGTGGTGGACACCGCGACCCCTAAAGTTCCCTCTGCACGTCCGGCCTCCCTCGCTCTACCTCCCACCGCCACTGCCCCTCCTTGACTCAGGAAAATATCGCGAGAACGGACCTCCGAACTGTCACCAAGATACCGCGAGACGACAACCTTCGTTTTGTGGGCGGGGCAATCTTCCCTCTCCGAGGGGAAACCTCGCCACAAGGTCCCGCGATAGTTGA